AAAGTTCCAACACCGAAAATGAGGTGGTGGGAAAAGATCTATCTCTTTGAGATCGTGCGCGGTCTTTGTGTCACCATGGGGCACTTGATCCGCAATATCTTTGTACAAAAGAACATTTATACGCATCAATGGCCGGAGGAACCCAAGCCGCTTTTCCCCAGGCTCAAGGCCCGGCATCGGTTAACCCGGCGCGATGACGGCACGCCGAAATGCACGGCATGCTATTGCTGTCAAACAGTCTGCCCCGCCTATTGCATTCACATTGTTGCTGAAGAGAGTCCCGATGGGTTCGTTGAGAAGCGGCCCAAACAATTCGAAATTGATATTCTTCGCTGTGTCTTTTGCGGCTACTGCGTTGAAGCCTGTCCGGAGGATGCGATCAGAATGGATACCGGTGACGCTGTAATCGTCAGCAATCATCGGGAGGATTTTATCCTCGATTTGAAGTTCCTGCTGAACGGGAAGGGAACAGAATGGCGCCGGAGCCGCAGATTTGAGGATCACACGATCGCGAGGCCGCCGGCGACCTTCGGGGAATGATGATATGACCGGTCTTCCATTTTACATTTTTGCCCTGATATCGGCGATCGGCGCCGTTCTCACGGTGACGCGCAAGAATCCTTTGACCGGGGCGTTGTGTCTCGCTCTGACCATGATCGGACTTGCCGGACTGTTTCTTTTGTTGCACGGCTATCTCGTTTTTGTGCTGCAGATCTTGGTTTACGCCGGTGCGGTTGTCGTACTGATCATTTTCGTGATCATGATGCTGAATATCCGGGAACCGGTGGTTCGGCTGCAGCGCCTGTATTGGAAACGGGCCCTGCCCGGGGGGGTGTTGAGTTTGGTGCTTCTCTATCTTCTGTGGCGCCCGCTTCAAAACATTCCGGATTTCCCCCCCTCGATTTCCGATTCTTTCGGCACGGTGGAGAGGGTGGGAGTAGAGATTTTCACGCGATACGCTTTTCCGTTCGAGGTGCTCTCATTGGTTCTTCTCATCGCTATCGTCGGCGCTGTCGTTCTGGCGAAGAAAAGTGAGGATTAGGGGATGGACGTGCAGCTATCACACTATATCGCTCTGTCCGCTTTCCTATTCATGGTGGGGATTTTCGGATTTGTTTGGCGGCGGAATTTTCTTATTGTCTTGATGTCGGTCGAGCTGATGTTGAATGCCGTGAACCTCGCGCTCGTCGCTTTCGCCCGGTACTGGGACAACCCGGAAGGGCACGTGTTCACCTTTTTTGTTATCGCTCTGGCGGCGGCGGAGGCGGCGGTGGGGTTGTCTATCCTCATTGTCATTTACCGTCAGCGGGAGAGTGTGGATGTCGGGGATTTCAGGCGATTGAGGGAATAGTACGGAGCTGTTGAACTTGGCGGCGCCCGGCGGGGCGTGGTTCATTTAGGGGAGTTCATTCAGGGGGAAGGATATGGAAACCAGGCTGTGGCTCATACCCGCGTTGCCCTTCATGGGGAGCGCCTTGGTGGGTCTGCTGGCCCTGGCTTCAACTCGACGGAAGGAAGGGCTTCCTGAGCCGATCCTCGGTCTCCTGGGATGCGCCGGCCCGGTCATCTCCTTCTTTCTGGTCGCGAAGATATATATCCACTTTGTCGCTCTCCCCGCCGGTGAGAGACTGATTCATCAAGTTTTATATGAATGGATCAGCGCCGGGGAATTCCATCTTCCCGTCGCATTCCAGATGGATACCCTCAGCCTCACCATGCTGCTCTTCGTGACGGCGGTCGGCTCTCTCATACACATTTACTCGATCGGTTATATGCGTGGAGACAGGGGATTCGCGCGCTATTTCTCTTATCTGAACCTCTTCATGTTCTCCATGATCCTGCTGGTTCTCGGTGATTCGATGCTGACCCTCTTCGTCGGATGGGAGGGTGTCGGGCTCTGCAGTTATCTCTTGATCGGGTTTTGGTTTGAGGATCCGGAGAAGGCGGCCGCCGGCAAAAAGGCGTTTATTGTCAACCGTATCGGCGACCTCGGATTTTTGCTCGGGATCTTTTTGATCTATTGGACGCTGGCGCGCCATGGTGAGCCCGGGCTTCAATTCCATCTGATAGAATCACAGGCCCATCTCCTCCACGGCGGCGTGGCCACGGCGGCGGCGCTGTTACTCTTTACCGGGGCCGTCGGCAAATCAGCGCAGATACCTCTCTATGTTTGGCTACCCGACGCCATGGCCGGTCCCACGCCGGTCAGCGCCTTGATTCATGCGGCTACAATGGTCACCGCCGGTGTCTATATGGTGGCCCGGATGAATTTCCTTTACGTTCTCAGCCCTACGGCGATGATCGTCGTCGCAACGGTCGGCGCCGTGACGGCCCTCTACGCCGCCACAATTGCGGTGACCCAAAACGATATTAAAAAGGTTCTCGCCTACTCCACCGTCAGCCAGCTCGGGTATATGTTTATCGGGGTCGGATTGGGGGCTTTCTCGGCCGGGATCTTTCATGTTTTGACGCATGCCTTTTTCAAGGCGGTGCTATTCCTCGGCGCCGGCAGCGTCATTCATGCCATGGGCGGGGAACAGGATATGCGGAAAATGGGAGGCTTGGCGAAACGCCTGCCCATTACAACATTAACATTCGGCGCCGGCTTTCTTGCCCTTGCCGGTCTCCCGCCCTTCGCAGGATTCTTCAGCAAAGACGAGATTTTGTGGGCGGCCTTCTCGGCCGACAACCCGGCGTGGGGATCGTGGCCGAAGGTCCTGTGGATCATGGGACTGCTTGGCGCCGCACTGACCGCCTTTTATATGATGAGGGCTTTTGCGCTGACCTTTTTGGGCAGCCCCCGTTTTAGCGAGA
The Candidatus Eisenbacteria bacterium genome window above contains:
- a CDS encoding NADH-quinone oxidoreductase subunit I, which translates into the protein MIKVPTPKMRWWEKIYLFEIVRGLCVTMGHLIRNIFVQKNIYTHQWPEEPKPLFPRLKARHRLTRRDDGTPKCTACYCCQTVCPAYCIHIVAEESPDGFVEKRPKQFEIDILRCVFCGYCVEACPEDAIRMDTGDAVIVSNHREDFILDLKFLLNGKGTEWRRSRRFEDHTIARPPATFGE
- a CDS encoding NADH-quinone oxidoreductase subunit J — encoded protein: MTGLPFYIFALISAIGAVLTVTRKNPLTGALCLALTMIGLAGLFLLLHGYLVFVLQILVYAGAVVVLIIFVIMMLNIREPVVRLQRLYWKRALPGGVLSLVLLYLLWRPLQNIPDFPPSISDSFGTVERVGVEIFTRYAFPFEVLSLVLLIAIVGAVVLAKKSED
- the nuoK gene encoding NADH-quinone oxidoreductase subunit NuoK — encoded protein: MQLSHYIALSAFLFMVGIFGFVWRRNFLIVLMSVELMLNAVNLALVAFARYWDNPEGHVFTFFVIALAAAEAAVGLSILIVIYRQRESVDVGDFRRLRE
- the nuoL gene encoding NADH-quinone oxidoreductase subunit L, producing the protein METRLWLIPALPFMGSALVGLLALASTRRKEGLPEPILGLLGCAGPVISFFLVAKIYIHFVALPAGERLIHQVLYEWISAGEFHLPVAFQMDTLSLTMLLFVTAVGSLIHIYSIGYMRGDRGFARYFSYLNLFMFSMILLVLGDSMLTLFVGWEGVGLCSYLLIGFWFEDPEKAAAGKKAFIVNRIGDLGFLLGIFLIYWTLARHGEPGLQFHLIESQAHLLHGGVATAAALLLFTGAVGKSAQIPLYVWLPDAMAGPTPVSALIHAATMVTAGVYMVARMNFLYVLSPTAMIVVATVGAVTALYAATIAVTQNDIKKVLAYSTVSQLGYMFIGVGLGAFSAGIFHVLTHAFFKAVLFLGAGSVIHAMGGEQDMRKMGGLAKRLPITTLTFGAGFLALAGLPPFAGFFSKDEILWAAFSADNPAWGSWPKVLWIMGLLGAALTAFYMMRAFALTFLGSPRFSEKDHHVHESPLSMAMPLLVLAAGSISIGFLGVPEVLKSGSNHFHHWLAPIFFHGAHGESAGPASHAASQEILLMCVSVLAALSGLALGFWIYRRRPEIAERGRHALGGLYKLVLNKYYVDELYNAAIIRPVGTISRNILWKIVDVWIIDGIVNLVGILSRVGSYIIRFMQVGSVQIYALVILAGVIVLLLGAF